CTGCTCCGCCCTCAGCTAATTATTCCCACAACTGCAAATATCTTAGCCTGCACTAGCTAATTTTACTCTCCGCATCGGCTTTATTCCGGCCTCTCCCCGGCCTGATGCTTCACCAGCAGCGAAAAAGAGAATTTTAAACAGATCGCTGCCATTGGCAGCAATTTTACCGGTAACAGTTATTGTTTCAGCGGCTTATCTCTCACTTATGAACAGCATTGTCCCCTCTCTGGAGCCTTATTTCGTGACTCTTTTTGCAAAAAGCACACTATCTCCTTCATTCAAATACTGCTTTGTGGTAAGAAATATAATTATGGTGAATACATGAAGCCTTATGCGAGCAGGAGAAGTTAGTGAATGCGTTGATGAACGACACTACGCTCAAATCCGCCCTTAACGCAGCGTTTTGCGTACCGGCTGGTTCGCCCTCTCTTATCTCCGCCTGCTACGGACCGTCCCGCAGTTATCGCGCCTGCCCTTCCCAGTCCGTGCTCCATCCTTCATGACCACCAGTTACATCTCCTGCTAACTACTACTACTCCAATGCCTGGCTTCGGCCAATAAAAAGGCAGACCCCCTGGAGAGCCGCCGGGAAACATAGTTTCGACACGGCCCCCAGAAAAAGTGCTTAAAACATTTACGGGGATAATAAAAATTGAAATACCGAATTACTCAGCGAACCGCCGTTGGTGGTGATAGTTACTACGTAATCCAGGGCCTGACCGGCATCTTCAGCAAACGCTGGGAAGACCTGACATTCCTCGGCAAACCTACCGCCGGGAGCGGGTTAGAGTCCCGATATCAGACACACTGGAGCGCCAGTGATGCCGTCGCGCACTTTACCCGTCAGTCCGATAAAAGAGACAAAGCCCACTCCCTGGAAACCGCGTTAATTATCAGCGCCGGGGTGATAATCGCTTTTATAGCGTTCAATTCGAACTGGCACTTTAACTCGAGCAGGCTGACCAACAGCCAGCCCAGTAGTGTTTATGACGATGGCGGCAACAGCGAAGATACGACGTTTCTTCCACCGGTAGTCACTTCGCTGACCGGGAGTGAGGACAGCCAGACCTCTGTGAGCATAGCCGATGTGGAAACCGGCCCGGCCCCGCAGCAACCAGCTGTGACAGCCAACCCTGACGCCATTGAGACGGCGACCGTTAATCCGCAGCTGCTTTCTCAAACGCCATTCCCGGCTCCGGCATCAACACAACCGTCGGTATCCACCGCAAGCACAAGCCATTCTCCGACAAAATAAGCAGTAATAGGCCCCGCCCCGTGGGGCCTGTTTTGTTGCCGTTGCTTATTAACGAAATCTATCCCCTGACCGGGTCGTCTACCGGAGCATAGCTCAAGTATCCCGCCACACCGCCGCCGCCATCGCTTGGGTGATGAATGCCGTTGGATACTACCAGGCGTTTGAAATCAAAGGGAGAGACACCTTCAAGGCAAGCCACGTTCACACCATACTGTGAGGGATCCGATCGCCGCTGGTGAAAGGTATAAATACCGCATACCGAACAGAAATAATGGGCCGCCTGATGAGTGTTAAACCGATATTCAGTGAGTTTATCGGTACCTGAAATCACCTCTATTCCATCGAGGGGGGCGGAAACCACCACCGCGCCGCGCATCCGGCAAAACGAGCAGTCACATCTTCTGGCGGTGTTAAAACCATCGGAAAGCATGACCCGGAACTTAACCGCCCCACAGTGACAACTGGCTGAAAACGTATTCATATCCCCTCCTGGCAAAAACGGATGGCAGAGTAACCCAGCGATTTAAAGGCTGCCCGCCCCTGACAGATAAAAGCGTACCCTGGCAGGAAAATATTGCTGAAATGAGGGTGATTTCTGCGAGGTATCTTCAGGTGTTTCTTTTCCCCGTCCTGAGCATGGGCTTTTAACTCTCTAAAATATTGACTTAAATTCGAATCATACGAGAATGAGGCTCTCTTGTGGCTACCTGACCAACCGGAGTACATCATCGCTGCCAACCGTAAGTTCTCACTCGTCACCAAAATATCTGTAGCTGGTGCGCTGGCAGGCATAGCGCTGCTGCTGGGCAGCTGTTCGTCTAAACCGCCAAAATCCCTGGTGACTCCGCTGCCTCCGGTAATTAAGCAGCCATTGCCGGGACAGACAACGCACAATAACGAGCCGGTACGCGGCGTATGGCTGACCACCGTTTCACGCCTCGACTGGCCGCCGGTATCTTCCGTGACGGCAGGCAGCGCCAGTGAGCGTATTCGCGAGCAGCAACAGGCGCTTCGCGACAAGCTCGATAAGCTGAAAAGCCTCGGTATTAACACGGTGTTCTTCCAGGTGAAGCCCGATGGCACCGCCCTGTGGCCGTCAAAAATTCTGCCGTGGTCAGATATGCTGACCGGCAATATCGGTGAAGATCCGGGCTACGATCCGCTGCAATTTATGCTGGATGAGGCTCATAAGCGCGGCATGCGGGTTCATGCATGGCTGAATCCCTATCGGGTTTCTGTGAATACCCGGACTAAAACCATCGCCGAACTTAATCAGACTGCCTCGCAGCAACCGGCCAGCGTCTATGTGCAGCATCCGGAGTGGATCCGTACCGCTGGCAACCGCTTTGTGCTCGATCCCGGCATTCCACAGGTTCGCGACTGGATTGCCAGCATTGTGTCGGAAATCATCACCCATTATCGGGTAGACGGCGTGCAGTTTGATGACTATTTCTATGCAGAATCTCCCGGTTCGGCGCTCAATGATAACCAGACGTTCCGCCAGTATGGTCAGGGGTTTGCATCGAAATCAGACTGGCGCCGGCACAATACTCAACAGTTGATTGAGTTAGTGTCGCAGACAATTCGCCGTCAAAGCCCTGGCGTAGAGTTTGGCGTGAGCCCTGCCGGAGTATGGCGCAACCTGGGACAGGATCCTGCGGGTTCAGCAACCCGCGGTGCCGCGGCTTATGATGAGTCTTACGCCGATACCCGTCTGTGGGTACAGCAAGGTCTGCTGGATTATATTGCCCCGCAGATTTACTGGCCGTTTGCCCGCAGCGCGGCGCGTTATGACGTGCTGGCCCGGTGGTGGGCCGATGTGGTCAAGCCCACCAATACTCGCCTCTATATTGGGGTTGCACTCTATAAAGTGGGTGAAGTCTCGAAACAAGAGCCGGACTGGGTGGTAAACGGCGGCGTGCCGGAGCTTAAAAAGCAGCTCGATTTGAACGACTCCCTGCCGCAGATTAATGGCACAATTTTATTCCGTGAAAACAATCTCAATCAGCCCCAGACCCAGCAGGCGGTAAACTATCTGCGAAGCCGCTGGGGAAGCTAAGACCTGATAATCCTGAATAGTGCCAGTGCCCCTTGCGGCTGGCACTATCTCTCTTCCACTTTGATACACTGCATCTGCCCATACTGCTTTGTTTGGGGTTAGCCATACCCTCCCACAACCTCTCCCTTCTGCCGGATACAGCGCTGCCGGGATAATGCTGACGTAAGACCGTCCATAACGCTCAGAATCTACCGATTAACTCACTTCGCGCACCTCAAATATTCCCCGTCGCTCAGAATAGTTTTTTACTATGACTTTTCTGAGTCTCCGGGCTTTACAAGCCGTCTGCTGCTCTTATAATCTGCGCCAGCCAACTCTATATGGCCAGGTTATCCGCCGGGAATCATCTCCCAACTTTTGTCGAACCTTTGATGGTGGTATCTATGGAAAACAATAATCGATGGTGGCCACACATCCGGCGAATCACCCATCTGATGATGGTTTCCCAGCGTAGTTACTTCGACTTCCACTTTTTTTCGTCCATATAACGCATTGTTAGCAGATGCCATGGCATACCTTTCGCTCGTGATTACCCGGCCGTTTTATACGATGACGTACAGATAATTAACGACGAGTTACGCCGTATGCGCTCTATCCCCTGATTTGCATAACGCCCGCTTAACGCTCTGAATTGGTTAAGCCGCTGGTATTGCGCGTTATCTAAGTTAGGGGATTTATCTGAGTCAGAATTAATGATTCGGGTAGTTAAACCTGAGTCCAGGAATTTAAGCCCATATTCATCATTATACGGTGCCAGCCCGCCAGGGCGCAGACCGCATAATAAGTAGCGGAATTAATGAAATGCCGAAGTTTAATAATAAAGTAGCCGTCAGTTCTGGTATCAATCATGCTTTCAATACCCAGAGAAAAATAACGAGTATTGAAGCGACCGATTTTACCGACGTCGCGGCAATTGTTATCTCAGGACAGGATGCGCACAGCGGCGTGCTCACGCGAATTGAAAGCACCGGCTTTAATATTCCGGTATTTATTGCCGCTCCGGTCGATGATTCGCTGGAGATTGCGCTGATTAAGCGAGTAACCGGCGTACTGGAGCTGAAGGACAGCCTAAGGGATGCTAACAGCCAGCAGCTCGAAGCCGCTGCACAAAAGTATGAACAGGAGTTGTTGCCCCCTTTCTTTGGCCGCCTGGTAGATTATGTTGGCAAAGCTTACAGCCCTTTTGATTGCCCCGGACACCAGGGCGGGCAATTCTTCCTGCGCCATCCGGCTGGCCGCCAGTTTTTTGAATACTTCGGCGAAACATTATTCCGCTCTGATCTGTGCAACGCCGATGTGGCAATGGGCGATCTATTGATCCACGAAGGTGCGCCCTGCGAGGCCCAGCAACATGCGGCTAAGGTCTATAACGCGGATAAAACCTATTTTGTACTTAATGGTACCTCGGCGGCGAATAAGGTGGTGCTGAATGCCCTGCTGACGCCGGGAGATCTGGTGCTGTTTGACCGCAATAATCACAAATCCATTCACCAGGGTGCTTTGCTCCAGGCCGGTGCTACCCCGGTTTATCTGGAAACGGCCCGTAATCCGTTTGGTTTTATCGGTGGGATCGACAGCCACTGTTTTGAAGAACACTATTTGCGCGAGCTTATCCGTGAAGCCGCCCCCCATCGCGCTGCGGATAAACGCCCATTCCGTCTGGCGGTGATTCAGTTAGGCACTTACGACGGCACGATTTATAACGCCCGTCAGGTCGTGGATAAAATCGGCCCGCTATGTGACTACATTCTGTTTGATTCGGCGTGGGTTGGGTATGAGCAGTTTATCCCGATGATGGAAGAGTGTTCTCCATTGCTGCTGGAGCTGGATGAAAACGATCCCGGCATACTGGTGACTCAGTCGGTGCATAAGCAGCAGGCTGGTTTTTCACAGACTTCGCAAATCCATAAAAAAGATAAACATATCAAAGGACAAGAACGCTACGTTAACCACAAACGTATGAACAACGCCTTTATGATGCACGCTTCTACCAGCCCGTTTTATCCGTTGTTTGCCGCCCTGGACGTTAATGCCAAAATGCATGCCGGAGCCAGTGGCAAACGGATGTGGCTGGAGTGTGTGAAAAACGGCATTGAAGCACGCAAGCTGCTGCTCGCTAACTGCCGCTATATTAAGCCTTTCATTCCGGACGTAGTGGCCGGAGCAAAATGGCAGGATCACGACACTGAAGAGATGGCGCGCTCGCTACGCTTTTTTAATTTTGTTCCCGGCGAGCGCTGGCATGCATTTGATGGCTATGCCGAACGGCAATACTTTGTTGATCCCTGCAAGCTGATGCTGACCACGCCGGGTATTGACGCCGTGACCGGGGAGTATGAGTCATTTGGGGTGCCGGCCACTATTCTGGCTCATTTCCTGCGTGAAAACGGCATTATCCCGGAGAAATGCGATCTTAACTCAATCCTATTTTTAATGACGCCGGCCGAAACGATGGCGAAATTACAGCATCTGGTGGCTCAGATTGCCCGGTTTGAGCAACTACTTGACCTCGATGCGCCAATGGCCGAAGTCTTGCCCTCTCTGTATGCCAAATATCAGCAGCGCTACCGGGGATACAGCCTGCGCCAGCTTTGCCAGGAGATGCACGATCTTTACGTCAGCCATGATGTGAAAACCCTGCAAAAAAATATGTTCCGCAAGTCAGGCTTCCCACAGGTGGCGATGAATCCGCAGCAGGCCAATATCGAATATGTACGCGGGAATGCGGAACTGGTGCCCGTGGCTGAGATTGCGGGACGCACCGCCGCCGAGGGAGCGTTACCTTATCCTCCCGGCGTACTGTGCGTGGTTCCCGGTGAAATCTGGGGCGGTGCGGTTCAGCGCTATTTCCTGGCGCTGGAGGATGGCATTAATAAACTTCCGGGCTTTGCGCCTGAATTGCAGGGTGTCTACATTCAGCCGGATGAAAATGGTTATCAGTGTGCTTTTGGCTATGTAATTAAACAGTAACTAAAGGCAAAACGAGCGGGGTGAACGGTAGTATATAGCTCCCCCGCTAATCTCTGCACATGACAAAAAAATTAACTTTTATTTCTTCATCGTATTTAGTGAGTCCAATATTTAAGAAATCAGACCGTTTTTCCGCCCCCATCCAACTCCCAAATAAATTATTAAAATCTGATTTTATTAACGCTTTGAAATTCATTAATGAACCAACCGAGACAATATGTAATATAAATTAACTATTAAAGCACATGTAGTTATATAAGGATGAGTTATGACATGGACTTATGAACAAAGCACAGGAAATGTTTTTCATAATGGAAAATTTATTGAGCATGGATATTCTGGCGTTTTAACCAACAAAAATAATCCTGCAAGACAGAACGTTAAGGGTATGGGGCCGATTCCCAGTGGAGTCTATGAGATAGGGAAAACAACATACTCAAAAGGGCCGTTGACTATAGAGCTGCACCAAATATCAGGGCAATCATTCGGCAGGTCATTATTTAGAATACATGGTGAAAGGTTGCATGGCCCCGCTGGTTATGCCTCAGCAGGCTGTATTATCCTCGGGCCTTTGACGCACCAAAAAATAAGTGGTTCGCGCGAACGGCTTGAGGTCGTGAGATGAAATACCTGGCCGCTATTTTTCTTGTTCCAGCTATCGCTGTGGAGCGACATCATCGTTAGAGTCCGTACGCCAAACGGTGCATAAATATGGAGACAATCAATTTTCCGCGCAGATATCTTCTCGCGCCTGGAGTGATGCACTTGCCAATATCAGCGCCGGGAAAAGCGACTGGTTAACTTTAGTGCCCACACTGGCTTCGGCATTAGACAGTATTAAGGCCCAGGAGCTAAGAAATTCCCTCTATTACGCGCTGGCACCGAACGCCCGTGAAACCTTAAAAATACTGGCGATTTTAGATAACCAAAAAAATCGTTACCAACAGGGTACGTAACCTCCTGTATTTACCCATCAGGTCAATCTCCGGAACGCACGGAGAAAATCTATTATCAGACCAGGCTGGCGCTTCTGGACGCTGGCCCACAGGCAGCGACCTGCCTGTGGATCCTTGAGGGCTGGCACGAGCAAATCAGGCATACGACAGAAAAAAACTGACCTCAAGCCAGCAAAAAACGCCCTTGGAAAAGATTTAAAGCAAACAACAAAAAGGCCCGAATATATTCGGGCTTTTTTGATTTAGGTGATCCCTGGCTACTGCTGCGCCGCACGGCGGTGCCGGTTCAGCCAGATTAATTTATAGGCCGCAGGAATGATAAACAGCGATAACAACGGTGCGGTAATCATCCCGCCAATCATTGGCGCGGCAATGCGGCTCATCACTTCTGAACCGGTGCCGGTCCCCCACAATATGGGCAGCAGGCCAGCGATAATCACCGCCACCGTCATCGCTTTAGGGCGTACCCGCAGTACCGCACCGTGATACAGCGCCTCATCCAGCTTATCGCGGCTGAAAGTTTCGGCAGAGGCCAGTTCCGGACTATCCTCGATGGCATGGCGTAAATACATCAGCATCACCACGCCAAACTCCGCCGCCACGCCGGAAAGCGCTATAAATCCGGTACCGGTCGCCACCGACATATGAAAGCCCTGCCAGTACAGGAACCAGATGCCGCCAATCAGGGCAAACGGCAGGCTCAGCAAAATCAGCAACGCCTCATCAAAACGGCGGAACGCCAGGTACAACAGCACGAAAATTATCATGATGGTCATGGGCACCATCAATTTCAGCTTTTTATTCGCGTGCTCCAGCAGCTCAAACTGCCCGGAGAACGAGACGCTGACGCCCGGTTTCATGACCACCTGCTGGTTAATCGCGCGATTTAAATCCTGAACAACTGAAACCATATCGCGGTCGCGGGCGTCGATATAGATCCAGCTGGTCAGGCGCGCATTCTCGGTTTTTAGCATGCTGGGGCCGGAGGATATCCGCACCTGCGCCACGTCACCAAGGGTAATTTGCTGCTTAAGCGGCGTCAGGATCGGTAGCTCGTTCAGCGCCTGCGGGCTGTTACGTAAATCCTGGGGATAACGAACGTTTATCGGGTAACGAGCCACCCCTTCCACTGTCTG
This genomic interval from Salmonella enterica subsp. enterica serovar Choleraesuis contains the following:
- the speF2 gene encoding ornithine decarboxylase SpeF, which gives rise to MPKFNNKVAVSSGINHAFNTQRKITSIEATDFTDVAAIVISGQDAHSGVLTRIESTGFNIPVFIAAPVDDSLEIALIKRVTGVLELKDSLRDANSQQLEAAAQKYEQELLPPFFGRLVDYVGKAYSPFDCPGHQGGQFFLRHPAGRQFFEYFGETLFRSDLCNADVAMGDLLIHEGAPCEAQQHAAKVYNADKTYFVLNGTSAANKVVLNALLTPGDLVLFDRNNHKSIHQGALLQAGATPVYLETARNPFGFIGGIDSHCFEEHYLRELIREAAPHRAADKRPFRLAVIQLGTYDGTIYNARQVVDKIGPLCDYILFDSAWVGYEQFIPMMEECSPLLLELDENDPGILVTQSVHKQQAGFSQTSQIHKKDKHIKGQERYVNHKRMNNAFMMHASTSPFYPLFAALDVNAKMHAGASGKRMWLECVKNGIEARKLLLANCRYIKPFIPDVVAGAKWQDHDTEEMARSLRFFNFVPGERWHAFDGYAERQYFVDPCKLMLTTPGIDAVTGEYESFGVPATILAHFLRENGIIPEKCDLNSILFLMTPAETMAKLQHLVAQIARFEQLLDLDAPMAEVLPSLYAKYQQRYRGYSLRQLCQEMHDLYVSHDVKTLQKNMFRKSGFPQVAMNPQQANIEYVRGNAELVPVAEIAGRTAAEGALPYPPGVLCVVPGEIWGGAVQRYFLALEDGINKLPGFAPELQGVYIQPDENGYQCAFGYVIKQ